The stretch of DNA CGGCCACGCTGATTCCTGAAAACTGGTCGTTTGTTCATTATAAATGGCTGTTTACAAGTCCCGACAGCGATTATTTGCTCTGGTATAGGAACAGCTTAATTGTAGCATTCGTCAATTCCGTTTGTTCCGTATTTTTAACTTCGTTAATTGCTTTCGCTTTTTCCCGGTATCAATTCATCGGGAGAAAATATGGGCTGTATTCCTTTTTGCTGTTGCAGATGTTTCCTTCCTTGATGTCCATGGTCGCCATATATATATTGTTAAATACCTTGGGCTTGCTGGATACCCTTGCGGGGCTGATGCTTGTGTACATCGGCGGGCAAATTCCATTTAACGCTTGGCTAGTTAAAGGTTATTTCGACACGATTCCAAGGGAACTGGACGAAGCGGCAAGGATTGACGGCGCCGGTCATTTCGGGGTGTTTTTCAGGATCATATTGCCTTTAGCCAAACCGATTTTGGCGGTGGTCGCCCTGTTTAATTTCATGGCGCCTTTTACAGATTTTTTGTTGCCCAATATCGTCATCAGAAGTCCTGAAAAATACACCCTGGCCCTCGGTCTGTTTAATTTCATTAACAACCAGTTTGCCAATAATTTCACCCGTTTTGCCGCAGGATCCATCCTTATCGCCGTTCCGATTGCATTGGTGTTTCTCTTTTTACAACGGTATTTAATCTCCGGATTAACCACCGGGGGAACGAAAGGATAATTGGCAGAAAGGGATTCTGAGTGGTTCTTTACCCGTTTTCCAGCTTTGATTTCTTAAAGAACATCCGTTGGAGCAGATGGTTCAATACAAACAGAAAATGCCCGAGTGGCATTCAAACAGAAAGAATCGCCGATTGGAGATTATCGTTACAGCAACAATCGGACAGAAAAACGACCGGTAAAAATCTCCGTAAAGCAGGCCGGATCAGTTTATTTGCAGCAAGCTCGATCCGAAGATGGACGCGGTGAACAATCACGAAAAGTCCGCGGTGAAACAAACGCGGAATTCACAAAAATTGCAGGGGAAAACGGGAAATGGGAAGGGTTGCCTTCAAACAGGACCTAGAAGGTGCTGCAAGCCTTGCGGGATGCTGGATTTTTCCGATTTGAACGATATCACCCGGACGATTTTCCCTGTTTTCTCATTTTTCTTTTCATTTTCATCTTGTAGTCGGGCAAGTGCCTGATAAAAAATA from Caldibacillus debilis DSM 16016 encodes:
- a CDS encoding sugar ABC transporter permease, coding for MGMKTRSRIEVSLIYLVIAIMTVVIIYPLLWTVGLSLNPGTSLYSATLIPENWSFVHYKWLFTSPDSDYLLWYRNSLIVAFVNSVCSVFLTSLIAFAFSRYQFIGRKYGLYSFLLLQMFPSLMSMVAIYILLNTLGLLDTLAGLMLVYIGGQIPFNAWLVKGYFDTIPRELDEAARIDGAGHFGVFFRIILPLAKPILAVVALFNFMAPFTDFLLPNIVIRSPEKYTLALGLFNFINNQFANNFTRFAAGSILIAVPIALVFLFLQRYLISGLTTGGTKG